One genomic window of Candidatus Nanohalobium constans includes the following:
- a CDS encoding homing endonuclease associated repeat-containing protein has product MSYSEKECLDGLRKAEAKLGHSPTIREYNDADFVPSSASTIVEKFGSWNEAKKQAGLSQNRQNSQIEPKPEDVNIPDDKSWSQLSPYQRYYYKNREEEKSRTKERTKKLKKWFKSYKSNFECEKCGEDHRACLDFHHTENKEASVTDLVSRKNTSKKRIKEEIEKCIVLCANCHRKEHHEHAN; this is encoded by the coding sequence ATGAGTTATTCGGAGAAAGAGTGTTTGGATGGGCTGAGAAAAGCCGAGGCTAAATTAGGCCACAGCCCAACAATAAGAGAATACAATGACGCTGATTTTGTTCCTTCTTCAGCGTCAACTATAGTAGAAAAATTTGGGTCGTGGAATGAGGCCAAAAAGCAAGCTGGATTAAGCCAAAACAGACAGAATAGCCAAATTGAGCCAAAACCAGAAGATGTGAATATTCCAGATGATAAATCTTGGAGTCAACTCTCTCCATATCAGAGATATTACTATAAAAATCGGGAAGAAGAAAAGAGCAGAACTAAAGAGAGAACTAAAAAACTGAAGAAATGGTTTAAGAGTTATAAAAGCAACTTCGAGTGTGAAAAATGTGGTGAAGACCACAGAGCTTGTCTTGATTTCCATCATACCGAAAATAAAGAAGCATCGGTTACAGATCTTGTATCTCGGAAAAATACTTCTAAGAAGAGGATAAAAGAAGAAATCGAAAAATGCATAGTCCTATGTGCTAACTGCCACAGAAAAGAACATCACGAACATGCTAACTAA
- a CDS encoding MarR family transcriptional regulator: MAITIDEFESQPSDLLSLDKDTQGYRVLEFLSENSDKAFTPKEIRSETGLKKGSVGAVLSRLEDQGLVRHKGKYWAIIEDDRLASITAMTQGSSSSVNDDYFGED, from the coding sequence ATGGCAATTACTATTGACGAGTTTGAGTCTCAACCCAGCGATCTACTGAGTTTGGATAAAGACACACAGGGTTACAGGGTTTTAGAGTTCCTAAGTGAGAACAGTGATAAGGCGTTTACTCCTAAGGAGATTCGAAGTGAGACCGGGTTGAAGAAAGGTAGTGTAGGTGCTGTACTATCCAGGTTAGAGGACCAAGGCTTGGTGCGCCACAAGGGAAAGTACTGGGCTATTATTGAGGATGATCGATTGGCTTCTATAACTGCGATGACTCAAGGAAGTTCCTCATCAGTAAACGATGACTACTTCGGCGAAGATTAA
- a CDS encoding MMPL family transporter, whose protein sequence is MKVFLERLADIQVRHSQKVIVGSVLVTALLATGLPSIQLETDFQSSLPDDLGPIETQDKVESEFRSSSSIIILFQTNDESKEDSFVSDVRSPDMIRMQKDLEEELSSETIVGNVRSSASFFTEVPGSKEEVKRVVEASGSGDQLFNRDFTATQMYVSLEEEMSEENIRKATEKINKNLEQTPKQPGIDITVTGNPVIRTDIGDTLVDDSVTTISIASVLILGLLTLTRGRVYGPITFVPLFIGLIWTLGTMGHLGIPLTIATIALGAMILGLGVEYGSFITERIIEEKDERGSVEEALRSAVPTTGLAILGSSTTTIVGFSALLIASISFIRDLGLTLSIGIALTLVSALVITPSLILEYERWSK, encoded by the coding sequence ATGAAGGTTTTTCTTGAGAGATTGGCTGATATTCAGGTCAGGCATTCGCAGAAGGTTATTGTTGGTTCTGTTTTGGTTACGGCTTTGTTAGCTACCGGTCTTCCGAGTATTCAGTTGGAGACGGATTTTCAGTCGAGTCTTCCTGATGATTTAGGTCCTATTGAGACTCAGGATAAGGTTGAGTCCGAGTTCCGTTCTTCTTCATCCATAATTATACTTTTCCAGACCAATGATGAATCTAAGGAAGATAGTTTTGTGTCGGATGTGCGGAGTCCTGATATGATCAGGATGCAGAAGGATTTGGAGGAGGAGCTTAGTTCTGAGACTATTGTAGGTAATGTGCGTTCCTCTGCTTCATTCTTTACAGAAGTACCTGGGTCCAAGGAGGAGGTTAAGAGGGTTGTTGAGGCTTCCGGATCCGGAGACCAGTTGTTCAACCGTGATTTTACGGCTACTCAGATGTATGTGAGTCTTGAGGAGGAGATGAGTGAGGAGAATATCAGGAAGGCTACTGAGAAGATTAACAAGAATCTTGAGCAGACTCCGAAGCAGCCCGGTATTGATATTACAGTTACAGGGAATCCTGTGATCAGGACGGATATAGGTGATACCTTGGTGGATGACTCGGTTACGACTATTTCGATCGCCTCCGTGCTGATCCTTGGTTTGCTTACTTTGACTCGTGGACGGGTTTACGGTCCGATCACTTTTGTACCTTTGTTTATCGGTTTGATATGGACTCTAGGTACTATGGGGCATCTGGGCATCCCTCTTACTATTGCAACGATTGCTTTAGGTGCTATGATTTTGGGTTTGGGTGTTGAGTATGGTTCTTTCATTACTGAGAGGATTATCGAGGAGAAGGATGAAAGAGGAAGTGTTGAGGAGGCTTTGCGAAGTGCAGTACCTACTACAGGGCTTGCAATTCTTGGTTCTTCGACCACGACTATTGTAGGGTTTTCAGCTCTTTTGATTGCGTCAATTTCTTTCATAAGAGATCTTGGATTGACTTTATCAATTGGGATTGCGTTAACTCTTGTTTCGGCGTTGGTGATTACGCCTTCGCTTATACTTGAGTATGAGAGGTGGAGTAAATGA
- a CDS encoding 30S ribosomal protein S4: protein MVKKLKKQYETPNEGWNEERMDREEELMEDYGLKNKKEIYKAQSQLRSFRRQARKLVAEEDEEAKQEVIDRVNNLGLIRENAGLEALLTLKVTDILDRRIQSAVERKGYADTPKHARQLVVHGHIYIDGERVNTPGYLLTQEEEQLLEERIPETPDEEETEEEPEEVEEEDAESEDKEEAEENDTEQEQEENE from the coding sequence ATGGTAAAGAAACTTAAAAAACAATACGAGACGCCTAACGAAGGCTGGAACGAAGAAAGAATGGACCGTGAAGAAGAACTAATGGAAGACTACGGTCTCAAAAACAAGAAAGAAATCTACAAGGCACAAAGCCAGCTAAGAAGCTTCAGAAGACAAGCAAGAAAACTTGTTGCAGAAGAAGACGAAGAAGCCAAGCAAGAAGTAATCGACCGTGTAAACAACCTAGGGCTGATCAGAGAAAACGCAGGACTTGAAGCACTTCTCACACTAAAAGTAACAGATATACTAGACAGGAGAATCCAATCAGCCGTCGAAAGAAAAGGCTACGCAGACACACCAAAACACGCAAGACAACTCGTAGTCCACGGACACATTTACATCGACGGAGAAAGAGTAAACACTCCGGGATACCTCCTAACACAGGAAGAAGAACAGCTACTAGAAGAAAGAATCCCAGAAACACCAGATGAAGAAGAAACAGAAGAAGAGCCTGAAGAAGTAGAAGAGGAAGACGCTGAATCCGAAGACAAAGAGGAAGCAGAAGAAAACGATACAGAACAAGAACAGGAGGAGAATGAATAA
- a CDS encoding DUF433 domain-containing protein, with amino-acid sequence MVSTEDVLGGKRRIKGSRIRVIDVIESYQELGWDIEEISHEYNLTPQQVLDAMKFYHT; translated from the coding sequence ATAGTATCTACTGAGGATGTTCTCGGTGGAAAACGCAGAATCAAAGGCAGCAGGATAAGAGTGATTGATGTCATAGAATCCTACCAGGAGCTCGGATGGGATATAGAAGAGATATCTCACGAATACAATTTAACACCTCAACAGGTACTGGACGCGATGAAGTTCTACCATACTTAA
- the rpsK gene encoding 30S ribosomal protein S11 gives MVKKGLVHIYSSFNNTIVHLTDATGAETLSRITSGQTTDKGRLQGSAFPAMKAAKRVMEEAEEKGIEKVDIRVRAPGGQKQKMPGQGAQPAIRAISRNEDIEVGNIEDVTPVPHDGCREKGGKRGRRV, from the coding sequence ATGGTTAAGAAAGGACTTGTACACATTTACTCAAGCTTCAACAACACGATCGTCCATCTAACAGACGCAACAGGAGCAGAAACACTGTCCAGAATCACATCAGGACAGACAACAGACAAAGGACGACTCCAAGGCTCAGCATTCCCAGCAATGAAAGCAGCCAAACGTGTAATGGAAGAAGCAGAAGAAAAAGGAATCGAAAAAGTCGACATCAGAGTAAGAGCACCAGGAGGACAGAAACAGAAAATGCCTGGACAAGGAGCACAGCCAGCAATCCGTGCAATCTCCAGAAACGAAGATATCGAAGTCGGCAACATCGAAGATGTAACACCGGTACCGCACGACGGATGCAGAGAAAAAGGCGGAAAAAGAGGAAGAAGAGTATAA
- a CDS encoding type II toxin-antitoxin system PemK/MazF family toxin has translation MDRGDVVIGPDFIGGNSGRPFIIISNRDHPFSDEECLVVLVTTTERSEAIPLPEEKFSEGKLPKESFASPWTVTTIKKDAIKEHIGRLNEETTQNIADQLRDYIE, from the coding sequence ATGGATCGCGGAGATGTAGTTATAGGTCCTGACTTCATCGGCGGAAACAGTGGAAGACCATTCATAATCATCAGTAACAGAGATCATCCTTTCAGCGATGAAGAATGCCTAGTCGTTCTTGTTACAACAACTGAAAGAAGTGAAGCAATCCCCCTGCCAGAAGAAAAGTTTTCGGAAGGCAAACTGCCAAAAGAAAGTTTCGCATCACCCTGGACAGTTACAACAATCAAAAAAGACGCCATAAAGGAACATATTGGAAGACTTAACGAAGAAACAACCCAAAATATAGCAGATCAATTGAGAGACTATATTGAATAA
- a CDS encoding ribbon-helix-helix domain-containing protein, which translates to MPTISVNVPEKMREKIDELAEENMYSNTSEYIRAALRKQINEDTGLTPEEEEIVIERLRQDEEGESNYLSIEEAKDQLGL; encoded by the coding sequence ATGCCGACTATCAGTGTAAATGTACCGGAGAAGATGAGGGAGAAAATCGACGAACTAGCCGAAGAAAACATGTACAGCAACACATCAGAATACATCCGAGCAGCACTACGAAAACAGATAAACGAGGACACAGGTCTAACGCCGGAAGAAGAGGAAATAGTAATAGAGCGACTGAGGCAAGATGAAGAAGGTGAGAGTAATTATTTGTCTATTGAAGAGGCTAAGGATCAACTAGGGCTGTAA
- a CDS encoding TetR/AcrR family transcriptional regulator, which produces MVNDSKNEIMEATRKALAKHSYSELSIQNIADEFDKSKSLLYHHYNGKDELLLDFLDYMLEDFENKAFTCNCTDDQEKFKAAAFMAFKLPEQDDFLKTLIELRTQGLRNPDYRQKLHKFEEMYKQKIEEILRDTAEGDLGSESIEDISQFILSINNEAMHRRAIGKEVEPLEKELERYLQQLSVL; this is translated from the coding sequence ATGGTCAATGATTCAAAAAACGAGATAATGGAAGCAACCAGGAAAGCACTAGCCAAACACAGCTACTCGGAGCTCTCCATACAGAATATCGCCGACGAATTCGACAAAAGCAAATCACTTCTATACCACCACTACAACGGCAAAGACGAACTTCTACTGGACTTTCTAGACTACATGCTGGAAGACTTCGAAAACAAAGCATTCACATGCAACTGCACAGACGACCAAGAAAAATTCAAAGCAGCAGCATTCATGGCCTTCAAACTACCCGAACAAGACGACTTCCTCAAAACACTTATCGAACTCAGAACCCAAGGACTCAGAAACCCAGACTACAGACAAAAACTCCACAAATTCGAAGAAATGTACAAACAAAAAATAGAAGAAATCCTCCGCGACACAGCAGAAGGAGACCTAGGCAGTGAATCAATAGAAGATATCTCTCAATTCATCCTCTCAATAAATAATGAGGCAATGCATAGAAGGGCTATTGGGAAAGAAGTAGAACCTCTAGAGAAGGAATTGGAAAGGTATCTTCAGCAGCTCTCGGTATTGTAA
- a CDS encoding S-layer protein, which yields MKSIKKITNKVTDNFSALAGSALLVGATLTGGAALASAQSGSSGSSMDADLADYPTPFVDEDGNVETSIVLGSDAKVTDVVGATEIAGSLGAAAFGEESVSTGSGVSGTWAADNGVTLNRDNTNLFLYEGSGDGITRIDDQDISVLETTSFQSADSNDVEVEHDVRVEDQSQQFEAEGDYDDPILHLNNPASVSDSEGEHLFSATAEFSDSVDFEEAGDNDDSATNADEYIEDGDTVELFGTEYTFSDDSNSDELVLYGSSDRVEVNTGESTTLTVDGEEVTAEATYVSEGDSVTATVSVGGETETVEEGDSVGPNGNIRVSDIYRTGPDGQGRVAFSQGSDELTIDQSSNEVQVDGEELDGVYVTVDGGDFTSTEAINFYFGAQDNDESFIEQGETYEDPLFGLEFHYGGLNPDTADEDNAAETIEVTSENEGVSEVTFTTDGEEATVPVHTDSSDTDDDESVFGDEDGTIAQYEGEAVEEDDRVVLNAYEEADMYEVTDVSDSDLGTESDGELSVTLENVVTGESVTVEEDGLDLNSGDSDVYDQSAGTATLQDESIEGKDFHVTFEDGEEVSFVRSTADGNRQLWPAMYTATDSAIAFDAPDTDVDNDGETETGIEAGQAFDVSDHFTATVGDGLTSSIDLSSDDVEITIGTGDLYEVRVNTTENSDGSGASSVQSFSSDTAGVTLTSGEADYNHIQSIEVVNATDVGTVDVDQPAATDQDTFDTSTTTETADIPSGVVSNDATATLTFTGSNYVSTANVDSDFAQYNLTTDNGMVDLGDRSDDDADSAVLFTQPENDQDEEEAYVLETKSDDSEAASVASYSGFETEDRSLEDEDVTVNYDEFGAYVSVDDEGDDEEVVSINMPSGQATSGFAMTGADGALSADGSSGGSATAAAPTGQYASGVLADDGNVGQVKNNDNLILVGGPNANSLTQELVDDNQTMPAGNYTTGQGMIQMVDGFSEGQSALVVAGATGEDTRAAADFLADYRNNQDALEGQSKVTVETSSGTVVE from the coding sequence ATGAAATCAATCAAGAAGATTACCAACAAGGTAACAGACAACTTTTCAGCCCTTGCTGGTTCCGCACTACTCGTAGGGGCAACCCTAACTGGAGGAGCAGCACTTGCTTCTGCACAGAGTGGGTCCAGTGGATCTAGCATGGACGCAGACCTAGCAGACTATCCAACACCATTCGTAGACGAAGACGGAAACGTAGAAACATCAATCGTCCTCGGATCCGACGCAAAAGTAACAGACGTAGTCGGAGCAACAGAAATCGCAGGAAGCCTCGGAGCAGCAGCATTCGGAGAAGAATCCGTAAGCACAGGCTCCGGAGTATCAGGAACCTGGGCAGCAGACAACGGAGTAACACTAAACAGAGATAACACAAACCTATTCCTATACGAAGGATCCGGAGACGGAATCACAAGAATCGACGATCAGGACATCAGTGTACTGGAAACCACATCATTCCAGTCCGCAGACAGCAACGATGTAGAAGTAGAACACGATGTCAGAGTAGAGGACCAATCCCAGCAATTTGAAGCTGAAGGAGATTACGACGATCCTATCCTTCACCTAAACAATCCTGCATCAGTCAGTGATTCTGAAGGAGAACACCTATTCTCAGCAACAGCAGAATTCAGTGACTCAGTAGACTTCGAAGAAGCAGGTGACAATGATGACTCAGCAACAAACGCAGATGAATACATCGAAGATGGAGATACAGTTGAACTCTTCGGAACAGAGTACACATTCTCCGACGATTCTAACAGTGACGAACTTGTTCTTTATGGTTCAAGCGATAGAGTAGAAGTTAACACTGGAGAATCCACAACACTTACAGTTGATGGAGAAGAAGTTACAGCTGAAGCAACATATGTTTCAGAAGGAGACTCAGTAACAGCAACAGTTTCCGTAGGCGGAGAAACAGAAACAGTAGAAGAAGGAGACTCAGTAGGTCCAAACGGAAACATCAGAGTATCCGACATCTACAGAACCGGTCCAGACGGACAAGGTAGAGTAGCATTCAGCCAAGGAAGCGACGAACTAACCATCGATCAATCAAGTAACGAAGTTCAAGTAGACGGAGAAGAACTTGACGGAGTATACGTAACAGTTGATGGCGGAGATTTCACATCAACAGAAGCAATCAACTTCTACTTTGGAGCACAAGACAACGATGAAAGCTTCATTGAGCAGGGAGAAACTTACGAAGATCCACTCTTCGGACTAGAGTTCCACTACGGAGGACTCAACCCAGACACAGCAGACGAAGACAACGCAGCAGAAACAATCGAAGTTACTTCAGAAAACGAAGGAGTCTCAGAAGTAACATTCACAACAGACGGAGAAGAAGCAACAGTACCTGTACACACAGACAGTTCCGATACTGACGACGACGAATCCGTATTCGGAGACGAAGACGGAACAATCGCACAGTACGAAGGAGAAGCAGTTGAAGAAGACGACAGAGTCGTACTCAACGCTTACGAAGAAGCAGACATGTACGAAGTAACAGACGTCTCAGACTCCGACCTAGGAACTGAAAGTGATGGAGAACTATCCGTCACACTCGAAAACGTCGTCACAGGAGAATCTGTCACAGTAGAAGAAGACGGACTTGATCTAAACAGTGGAGACAGCGACGTCTACGATCAAAGCGCTGGAACCGCAACACTTCAGGACGAATCAATCGAAGGAAAAGACTTCCACGTAACATTCGAAGACGGAGAAGAAGTCAGCTTCGTAAGAAGCACAGCAGACGGAAACAGACAGCTATGGCCTGCAATGTACACAGCAACAGACTCAGCAATCGCATTCGACGCACCAGACACAGACGTCGACAACGACGGAGAAACAGAAACTGGAATCGAAGCAGGACAAGCATTTGATGTCAGCGACCACTTCACTGCAACTGTAGGAGATGGACTTACCAGCTCAATTGACTTGAGTTCTGATGATGTAGAAATCACTATTGGTACTGGAGACCTCTATGAAGTTAGAGTAAACACCACAGAGAACAGTGATGGAAGCGGAGCATCTTCGGTTCAATCCTTCAGCTCTGACACTGCAGGAGTTACACTCACCTCTGGAGAAGCTGATTACAATCACATCCAAAGCATTGAGGTAGTCAATGCAACAGACGTAGGAACTGTTGATGTTGATCAGCCTGCAGCAACCGATCAAGACACATTCGATACCTCAACCACAACAGAGACTGCTGACATTCCAAGCGGAGTTGTTTCCAACGACGCTACAGCAACACTCACGTTTACAGGTTCCAACTATGTAAGTACTGCAAACGTCGATAGTGACTTTGCACAGTACAACCTGACAACCGACAATGGAATGGTTGATCTAGGTGATAGAAGTGACGATGACGCTGATTCAGCTGTACTCTTTACTCAGCCTGAAAACGATCAGGATGAGGAAGAGGCTTACGTCCTAGAGACTAAGTCTGACGATAGTGAGGCAGCAAGCGTAGCTTCCTACTCTGGATTTGAGACAGAAGACAGAAGTCTGGAAGATGAGGACGTCACAGTTAACTATGATGAGTTTGGAGCTTACGTAAGTGTTGATGATGAAGGAGACGATGAAGAAGTTGTCTCAATCAACATGCCTAGTGGACAGGCAACATCAGGATTCGCTATGACTGGTGCTGATGGTGCGCTTTCCGCTGATGGTTCTTCCGGTGGTTCTGCTACTGCTGCAGCGCCTACTGGACAGTATGCATCAGGTGTTCTTGCTGACGACGGTAACGTTGGTCAGGTTAAGAACAATGACAATTTGATCCTTGTTGGTGGACCTAATGCCAACAGTTTGACTCAGGAATTGGTTGATGATAACCAGACCATGCCTGCCGGTAATTACACTACTGGTCAGGGTATGATTCAGATGGTTGATGGTTTCAGTGAAGGACAGTCTGCACTTGTTGTTGCCGGTGCTACCGGAGAAGATACAAGAGCAGCTGCTGACTTCCTTGCTGACTACCGTAACAACCAGGACGCACTGGAAGGACAGAGCAAGGTCACAGTTGAAACCAGCTCAGGAACAGTAGTCGAGTAA
- a CDS encoding toxin-antitoxin system TumE family protein — translation MRTITTHKGCAKLAEVIFQDKRTEGSIKIEAIVYKVEKSQEYPQGQIYSFQTHKNGKTVLRYDNYNKHSDVRHHKHIGEEDTAPIQNPPEKQEQIPKTYEKFLKEVEKHQ, via the coding sequence TTGAGAACAATAACAACACATAAAGGGTGCGCTAAACTGGCAGAAGTGATCTTCCAAGACAAGAGAACGGAAGGAAGCATAAAAATCGAGGCAATAGTCTACAAAGTAGAAAAAAGCCAAGAATATCCACAAGGACAAATATACAGCTTCCAAACCCATAAAAACGGAAAAACAGTACTAAGATACGACAACTACAACAAACACTCGGACGTCAGACATCACAAACATATAGGCGAAGAAGACACCGCACCAATACAGAACCCGCCAGAAAAACAAGAACAAATACCTAAAACCTACGAAAAATTCCTTAAAGAGGTAGAAAAACACCAATGA
- a CDS encoding 30S ribosomal protein S13, translating to MSETKEIVRIARTGIDGTKPVGKAITALSGVGDMYANAVAEKLGYNQEKIGDLSDEKIDEIEEAIKNPDQIEVPEWLRNRRKDRETGENGHLIESDLELKEEFDIRRLKQTGTYRGWRHKIGLPVRGQKTKSSFRSGSKVGVDTASIKEEASAGGDGDDE from the coding sequence ATGTCTGAAACAAAAGAAATAGTAAGAATTGCACGAACCGGAATCGACGGTACAAAGCCGGTAGGCAAAGCTATAACTGCTTTAAGCGGAGTCGGCGATATGTACGCAAACGCAGTAGCAGAAAAACTAGGATATAACCAAGAAAAAATCGGAGACCTATCCGACGAAAAAATAGACGAAATAGAAGAAGCGATCAAGAATCCAGATCAGATAGAGGTACCTGAATGGCTCAGAAACCGGAGAAAAGACAGAGAAACCGGAGAAAACGGCCACCTAATCGAATCAGACCTAGAACTCAAAGAAGAGTTTGACATCAGAAGACTCAAACAGACAGGAACATACAGAGGATGGAGACACAAGATCGGTCTCCCGGTCAGAGGACAGAAAACCAAATCCAGCTTCAGATCCGGTTCAAAAGTTGGTGTAGACACAGCTTCCATCAAGGAAGAAGCATCAGCCGGTGGAGACGGAGACGACGAATAG
- a CDS encoding peptidylprolyl isomerase, with product MAEEVKARHILVDSKEHAKQIKLELERSDKTFEQMAREKSEGPSSEKGGDLGFFGKGEMVQPFEETVFDMETGEVSDPVKTEFGWHLIKKEDER from the coding sequence ATGGCAGAAGAGGTCAAGGCACGACACATACTGGTTGACAGCAAAGAACATGCTAAACAGATCAAACTGGAGCTGGAGCGGAGTGATAAAACTTTTGAGCAGATGGCACGGGAGAAGTCAGAAGGTCCTTCAAGTGAGAAAGGAGGCGACCTAGGATTCTTCGGAAAAGGAGAGATGGTCCAACCGTTCGAAGAAACAGTATTCGACATGGAAACAGGAGAAGTCTCCGACCCTGTTAAGACAGAATTCGGATGGCACCTAATCAAGAAAGAAGATGAGCGCTAA
- a CDS encoding type II toxin-antitoxin system RelE family toxin: protein MEVKIKERALEDVEGFKESHRAWVIDKIMELETEGTNHRNADLIRVNGRQVFKYVMKKGSKGGKDYRAIFDIENNRIEVKAIFHRDKGYDKQMISDRLN, encoded by the coding sequence ATGGAAGTTAAAATCAAAGAAAGAGCTCTAGAAGATGTGGAGGGCTTTAAAGAATCGCATAGAGCCTGGGTAATAGATAAGATAATGGAGCTAGAAACGGAGGGAACTAACCACAGAAATGCTGATTTGATTAGAGTAAACGGCCGCCAGGTGTTCAAGTATGTCATGAAGAAAGGTTCAAAAGGAGGAAAAGACTACAGAGCGATATTTGACATAGAAAATAATAGGATCGAAGTGAAAGCAATATTCCACAGAGACAAGGGATACGACAAACAGATGATATCAGACAGACTGAACTAA
- a CDS encoding MMPL family transporter → MIEAVVEKYSRVVAEHPLAFLGLLIVFVGLMASGASSVETVEQNNEDLLPDTIESVNAFDIIGSEFGQRGGGSTYTVLLETSPNHVNSTEIRDVRSPELLRYIETVSSDVESMNEVVSVDSAADLVDSPSTKREAWSQMKSSGQASQYVSDDYSFTIMRVSSTSISSGEAEELAGRIKESVERNDKPASIEAGYTGDPFINQAFQEQSQSTQGQTTLISLVGVLVLVVVLFRSVANGLTSLSALIFGIMSGFGVYGLLGLNLSPATSGAISMGMGIAIDFGIQSVSRYREEREDLSVQGSVQNMILGIINPMTIALVAAVIGFTALSFGRITFLSDLGTMLTLTTLFAYIGALTLIPVLLVIYDKYIQQYFSRGVFQIILGESQQ, encoded by the coding sequence ATGATTGAGGCTGTAGTAGAAAAGTATTCTAGGGTTGTTGCGGAGCATCCTTTAGCTTTTCTTGGTTTATTGATTGTTTTTGTCGGATTGATGGCTTCAGGAGCTTCAAGCGTTGAGACAGTTGAGCAAAACAATGAGGACTTGCTTCCAGATACTATAGAGTCTGTTAACGCGTTCGATATAATTGGTTCGGAGTTCGGGCAGAGGGGTGGCGGCTCCACATATACCGTGCTGCTTGAGACATCTCCTAACCATGTTAACTCTACTGAAATCCGTGATGTACGGAGTCCTGAGTTGTTGAGGTATATTGAAACAGTTTCAAGTGATGTTGAATCAATGAATGAGGTTGTGTCGGTTGATTCTGCGGCTGATCTTGTTGATAGTCCTTCTACGAAGCGGGAGGCTTGGAGCCAGATGAAGAGTTCAGGACAGGCGTCTCAGTATGTTTCTGATGACTACAGTTTTACAATTATGAGGGTGTCGTCCACCAGTATTTCTTCAGGTGAGGCGGAGGAGCTTGCAGGTAGGATTAAGGAGTCTGTTGAGAGAAATGATAAGCCTGCAAGTATTGAAGCCGGGTATACTGGAGATCCTTTCATCAACCAGGCGTTTCAGGAGCAGAGTCAGAGCACTCAGGGACAGACGACTTTAATATCTCTTGTAGGAGTTCTTGTACTGGTTGTGGTGCTTTTCAGGTCTGTGGCTAATGGTTTGACATCTCTTTCAGCTTTGATTTTCGGTATTATGTCTGGTTTCGGTGTCTATGGTTTGTTGGGGCTTAATCTTAGTCCTGCGACTTCAGGAGCTATTTCGATGGGTATGGGTATTGCGATTGACTTCGGTATCCAGAGTGTTTCAAGATACAGAGAGGAACGAGAGGATCTGAGTGTTCAGGGATCTGTTCAAAACATGATTCTAGGTATTATCAACCCTATGACGATTGCATTGGTGGCAGCTGTAATCGGTTTTACAGCACTGTCATTCGGCAGGATTACATTCCTCTCAGATCTAGGTACGATGCTGACTTTGACAACCTTGTTTGCTTACATCGGTGCATTAACCTTGATACCTGTCCTGCTTGTAATATATGACAAGTATATCCAGCAGTATTTTTCTAGAGGTGTTTTTCAAATTATACTAGGTGAATCACAACAATGA
- a CDS encoding HVO_A0114 family putative DNA-binding protein codes for MKQIPYGKNLVIKEESFKQFKQESKQRLEKAIEGEKTESVLSFDNPEKIRQLLTEKRLELMQKLMNEDPESITQLAEQLDRNVKEVHNDLKLLEENKIVFFEKQGRKKKPIIPYNDIKVDYSITKSLTEDSAKA; via the coding sequence ATGAAACAAATACCCTACGGAAAAAACCTAGTCATAAAAGAAGAATCATTCAAACAATTCAAACAAGAATCAAAACAAAGACTAGAGAAAGCAATAGAAGGAGAAAAAACAGAATCAGTACTAAGCTTCGACAACCCCGAAAAAATAAGACAACTTCTCACGGAAAAAAGACTGGAACTCATGCAGAAACTGATGAACGAAGACCCAGAAAGCATTACACAACTAGCAGAACAACTAGACAGAAATGTGAAAGAAGTCCACAACGACCTCAAACTACTAGAAGAAAACAAGATAGTATTTTTCGAAAAACAGGGAAGAAAAAAGAAACCAATCATACCCTACAACGACATCAAAGTAGACTACAGCATAACCAAATCACTCACCGAAGACTCCGCAAAAGCCTAA